The DNA sequence ACCCAAATGATGTGAATTCTTTAAATGCTCTCGGCTACTCTCTAGCTGATCGTAATCTGCAGCTGCCTGAGGCGTTTGCATTAATCAGCAAGGCACATCAACTCTCACCAAAAGACAGCTTTATTTTGGATAGCTTGGGCTGGGTGAATTTTCGACTTGGAAAAAACGCACTTGCATTAGAACAACTGCAACAAGCATTTGCTATGAAACCAGAAGCAGATATCGCTGCCCATGTTGGAGAAGTTTTATGGGTCATGAATCGCCAGAGCGAAGCAGAAAATATCTGGCGACAAGGCCAGAAGTTGGATGCCAATAACCCAACGCTTAAGGAAACACTCAAGCGCTTTAAGCCTGATTGGACTAGAGATGATCAAACAGCAAAGGGCTCTTGGGATGGTCGCTTTGCAGTCAAAGTCATTGGTTTAACTGAGTCACAAAACCAAGGTGGCTCAGGCGGATTTACCTTAACCCAAGAATCATTAAAAGATGTACTTGAGATACGCAATCCTATGGGTGGATCAGTTGCAAAAATTACCATCACACCAGGTGAGGCAATTCTAGAGAGTGATGGCAAGATAGTGACAGCAGTAGACGCAGACACCTTGGTACAAAATACTTTAGGACTACCTCTGCCAGCAAGAGGTCTATCTAACTGGTTAAGAGGCGAGGTGCGAGCTGGCAGTGAAGCGAGCGTTGATAGAAATGCTAAGGGTCAGGTGAACAAAATTAGTCAGGATGGCTGGGACCTCCTCTATACGTGGAGCAATACCGGTCGTCTAGAGAGACTCGCCATGACACGTAGCTCGAATATTGGTTCAATTGATATTCGCCTTGTGTTTGACCGGCCAAACGATTAAACAAGACAAGTATGGTGACACTCAATTCTTTATCTCTGCGCTCACCAGCTAAACTCAATCTTTTTTTGCATATTGTTGGACGCAGAAAAGATGGTTATCACCTATTGCAATCCGTCTTTCAGCTCATTGACTGGTGTGACACCCTAAACTTAAAACGTATTCCAGAAAATGAAGTGCGTCGCATCAATCCGATTCCTGGAGTTTTGCCTGAACAAGATTTAGTAGTGCGTGCTGCAAACTTGCTGAAAGATTTTTGCAAGATTGAAGCTGGGGTTGAAATTAATCTGCAAAAAGAAATTCCGATGGGCGCCGGTATGGGCGGCGGATCATCTGATGCGGCAACGACATTAATTGGCCTTAATGCACTCTGGGATCTCAATCTTTCCAGTGAAACACTTTGTAACTTAGGCTTAAAGTTGGGAGCCGATGTTCCATTCTTTATTTTTGGTAAAAATGCCTTTGTTGAAGGCATTGGGGAGAAAATTCAAGAAATTTCCCTTGAAACCCCGCATTTTTTGGTCATCTTCCCCAATCGGGGAATTGCAACCGCTAGCATTTTTCAAGACCCGGAATTGACCCGAGATCACGCTCAGATTACAATTGATGGCTTTCTTGCATCGCCATTGTTGTACCAATCAAATGATTGTCAGGCTGTAGCGATGCGGATTTGCCCAGAAGTGAAGCAAGCTTTGGATTGGATTACCCAGGTAGTATCGGGCTCTCAGCCCCGTATGTCTGGATCTGGAAGTAGCGTTTTTGCAGCCTTAGACCCTAAGACTGACATCGCAAAACTAGAAAATCTTCTTCAAAATCTTCCTAAAGGGTGGGTAGGTCGGGTTGTTCGGGGGCTAAATAAAAATCCCGCTTACAATTTGATTTCTTCAGATTGACCTGTAGGGGAATCGCCAAGCTGGTTAAGGCACTGGATTTTGATTCCAGCATGCGAAGGTTCGAATCCTTCTTCCCCTGCCAAAGACTGTAGAAACGACAAAGAAAACCTTTTGACCCCACAAAACCCTTAAAACTATGTCCTCCATAAACGCAGATTTATTGACTCTTTTCACAGGCAACGCAAATCCCGTTTTGGCTGAGGCTGTAGCCAAAGAACTCAATCTTCCAATGGGAAAAGCCTTTGTTGGCCGCTTCTCAGATGGCGAGATCCAAGTAGAAATTCAAGAAAACGTTCGCGGCAAAAATGTCGTAGTAATCCAATCAACCTGTGCGCCTACAAACGACAGCTTGATGGAACTCATGATCATGATTGATGCCCTAAAACGAGCATCCGCAAGCCGCATAACCGCAGTGATTCCTTACTTCGGTTATGCCCGTCAAGACCGTCGCCCTCGCTCTGCACGTGTTGCGATCTCCGCACGTATCGTCGCCAACATGCTTCAGTCTGTTGCTGGGATTGAACGTGTATTGACCATGGACCTCCATGCCGACCAGATTCAGGGCTTCTTCGATATTCCGGTAGATAACATCTACGCATCTCCCGTCCTATTGGCAGACCTGGAAGCCCAGAAGACCAAAAAAGATCTCATCATTGTTTCCCCAGATATTGGCGGCGTAGTTCGCGCCCGCGCAATGGCAAAACAGCTGGGCACAGATTTAGCGATTATTGATAAACGACGCCCTAAAGCCAACGTATCCGAAGTGATGCACCTTATTGGCGAAGTAGAAGGCCGTCACTGCGTCATCATGGACGACATTATTGATACTGGTGGAACCCTCTGTAAAGCCGCTGAGGCGCTTAAAGAACGTGGCGCTAAGGGTGTTACCGCCTACTGTACTCACGCCGTGCTCTCAGGCGGTGCTGTGGCTCGTATTGCCGCATCCGAACTAGATGAATTGGTTGTTACTGACACCATCCCACTGACTCCAGAGGCGATGAAAGTAGCAAAAATTCGCCAATTAAGCGTTGCCCCGATCCTCGCTGAAACCCTTTCCCGCATTAGCAAAGGTGATTCAGTGATGTCGATGTTTGCCGAATAAGCCAAAAATCACCGGTTTACCCCGCTTTTTGGCAGTTTTGAGCCTTTTGTAGGCAAAAACATCCTTTCCCACGATATAATCGAAGGCTTTTCTGTTTGGTCGCGAACGGAAATTAACCTTAACTAGGGAATTAATCATGAAAGTAGTTGCTTTTGAAAGAAGCGTACAGGGAACGGGTGCGAGCCGCCGTCTGCGCAATTCCGGAAAAACTCCGGGAATCGTTTACGGTAGTAAAGATCCAGCCTTGGTCATCGAGTTAGACCATAACGCGTTGTTCCATGCTCTCCGCAAGGAAGCATTCCACTCATCCATTTTGGATTTGGAAATTGGCGGCAAGACACAAAAAGTGTTGTTGCGCGATTACCAAATGCATCCATTTAAGCCATTGGTATTGCACATTGACTTCCAGCGCGTATCCGCAACTGAGAAAGTTCACATGCGCGTTCCATTGCACTTCACAAACGCTGACACTTCAGCTGCTGTGAAATTGCAAGGCGCTGTAATCAGCCACATCATGACTGAACTCGAAGTATCTTGCTTACCAGCAGATCTGCCAGAGTTTATTGAAGTGGATTTGGCGAAGATTGAAGTTGGTCATGGCGTTCATGCTAAAGACATCGCGCTGCCAAAGGGCGTTACCTTGGTATTGCATGTTGAGCAAGAAAATCCAGTACTTGCTAATGCACGTATCCCAGCAGTGAAAGCTGCTGAGCCTACAGATGCACCGGCTGCGCCAGCAGCTGCTGCTCCTGCAGCTGAAGCACCAAAGGATAAAGCTTAATTTATTAGATCAATCGCTTGTAATAAGAAGGCCTGCGCAAGCGGGCTTTTTTATTGCCCCCGTTTTGAATTCTTTTTTTGGCGAAATACTGTTATATCTTTAAACTCTGCTCATGACTAAATTAATTGTTGGCTTAGGCAATCCTGGAGATGAGCATGAAGAAGATCGGCATAACGCCGGCTTCTGGTTTGTCGACGCCTTAGCGAAACAATTGGGTGCTCGCTTTGAATCAGAGAAACGCTTTCATGGGAAAGTAGCAAAAGCAAAGTGGGAAGGTGAGGACCTCTTTCTACTAAAGCCGAGCACTTACATGAATCTGAGTGGTCAGTCTGTTGGCGCGCTATGTCGTTTTCATAAAATTACCCCTGCAGATATTTTGGTAGTTCAAGATGAGCTTGATCTCAAGCCTGGTACTGCACGCTTAAAACTTGGTGGGGGTACTGGCGGCCACAATGGCCTGAAAGATATTCAGGCGCATTTAAGTACCCCAGAGTATTGGCGCTTGCGCTTAGGCATAGGTCACCCCAGAGATGTAGTAGGCGATGGCCGCCCCATGGATGTTGCTGATTATGTATTGCGTAGGCCGCAACTAGCCGAGCAAAAACTCATCGATGCCAGCATCGAAAACAGCTTACAAATTTTGTCGCTCTTTTTGAAGGGGGATACGCAAACCGCCATGATGGAGCTGCACTCGAAGGGCTGATTCTATAAGCCACTCAGCTAGGTCGGGTTGGCTTTCTTATTGGCAGTTAATAGCTTGAACTTGACCATTAGCTGCTCTTGAGATTCAACAACTTCAGGATTAAATGGAATGCAATCTACCGGGCATACTTGACGGCATTGAGGTGCATCGTAGTGCCCCACGCATTCCGTACATTTATTAGGGTCGATTTCATAAATTTCCAGGCCCATATAAATAGCGTCATTTGGACATTCTGGCTCACACACATCGCAGTTGATGCATTCGTCCGTGATCATTAGAGCCATGGCTTACTCGTCAATCCTCACTCTTTATCCTGAGTGCCAGAAGCAATTTTTTGGACGAGCCATTTTTCTACTGATGGAAAAACAAACTTACTCACATCACCGCCCATCGATGCAATTTCACGCACGAAGGTACCGGAAATAAATTGATATTGATCAGATGGAGTTAAAAACAAAGTTTCAACATCTGGCAATAGGTAGCGATTCATCCCTGCCATTTGGAACTCGTACTCAAAATCAGATACAGCGCGCAAACCACGCACAATCACGCGCGCATTGTGCTCCCGAGCAAAATCTTTCAACAAACCTTTAAAGCCAACCACTTTGACATTGGGATAGTGGCCAAGCACTTCCTTGGCAATATCAATCCGCTCTTGCAATGTAAAAAATGGCCGTTTGCTACGACTATCAGCAACGCCCACAATCAATTCAGTAAAAATGCTAGATGCGCGGCGCACCAAGTCCTCGTGACCACGAGTAAATGGATCAAATGTTCCAGGGTAAACAGCAACAGTCATAATGTTCCTAAGGCTTTATCGGCTACAGGCAAGAGTTTAGCCTCTTCCACCCCGAAATAGACAGGCTTTTGCCTGTCCCGCCTCTAAGTATTTTCCACAATGCCAGTCCGGCAGTAGGGACTCTATCTCTTCGCGTGGACGATTAGATGGAAATTCGACATAAATACCGCCTCCAGAAGCATCGTCACAGACTCTTCCCGCCTCAATCACAGCTCGATCCAATAAGCTCGAATCCTGAAATGGGGGATCAATAAAAATGAGATTGTAGGAACGGTCTGCTTGTTGCTTTAAAAACTCCAGACTATCCCTTTGCAAAATTTCAACCACCCCAACAGCAGGAGATGACTGCAATAAAGCGAAATTTGTATTTAAGTTTGCGTGAGCCTTCTTATCCTTCTCCAGCAAGATCACTAATTGGGCGCCTCTTGAGGCAGCCTCAAAACCTAAGGCACCAGTACCTGCAAAAAGATCCAGACAACGCAAGCCTGTCAAATCTTGCCCCAACCAATTAAATAGAGTCTCACGGATTCGGTCAGTTGTGGGACGCAAACCCGGCAAATCCAAAACCGTCAGCAAGCGACTTCTCCAGTTGCCTCCAATAATCCGAACCTTCTTGGGTGGTTCAGTCTTCAGAGATTTGTTCGCTCTATTGGGCTTATTTATTTTTTGCTCCCAATACAACCATCTTCATGCGATCCATTGCCAAATATTTTTGGAACGATGCTTTCACTTGCTCCAATGTCACTGCCTCAACTTGCTTGGTCCAAATATCCATAGTATCGAGGGGTAAATCATTCCAAGCAATTGAAGAGACGTTATCCAACAACTTACGATTGTTATCAATACGAAGTGGATAGCCATTGATTAAATTTGATTTAGCGGCCTCGAGTTCTGATGGAGTAGGACCATCCGCAATAAATTGAGCGATCGTTGTGCTCATCACATCTAAGGCTAGAGTAGCTTGATCATTCTTGGTTTGTAGGCCAGCCTGAAAAATACCATTTTCTTTTCCGGGCGCAAAGTAACTAAATACGCTATACGCCAAGCCACGCTTCTCGCGCACTTCAGACATCAGACGTGAGACAAAACCACCACCGCCCAGGATGTAATTACCAACGAGTAATGGGAAGTAATCAGGGTTGTTTCGCGCGACTGCTGTCATACCCATTGCTATATGGGCTTGCTGAGAGTCAAACGGAATCTGAATTTCCCGTTGAGTCAAGGCTTCTATTGGGGAACGCTGCAGATCGGGCAACTTCGCAATCGGTTGACCTGACTGAGGAATCTGCTTTAACAAAATCTGTACGATTTCAGAAGCCTGGGCACGATCCACATCTCCCACAATACTCACAATCATACGATCGCCGCGATAAAACTGCTTATGAAATTGTTTGAGGTCGTTCACGTTTACAGCACCAACCGATTGCACCGTTGGCGAATCAGCCAAGGGATAATTTCCATAAACTGATTTTTTAAAACGTCGCTCTAAAACAAATTCTGGCTTTGTTTCAGCTTCACGCAAACTCGTAATTGTTCTTTGCTTTTCACGCTCAACTATTTTCGGATCATAGATTGGGGCGCTCAACATAGCCGCAGCCAACTGCACCGCTCTATCGCGCAAGTCTTTTCTACTGAGGCTGCGAATGCGCAAAATTGCTCTTTCACCACCGACCGATAAACCAATATTGGCACCTAAATCAGCAATTTCATCGGCTATTTGAGCCTCTGTTAATAAGCCCTTATCGCCTCTAGCGCCATAATTCATAAGGCCTGCAACCATATCAGCTACGCCACCTTTACCAGCAGGGTCATAGCGGTCACCTGCATCAATGCTGACCTCAATATCGACCATAGGCAATGCTTTGGTCTGGACCAAATAGGCTTGGGCACCCTTATAGGAATCCAATTTCTCAATTGGCAATATCGCGTAAGCATGACTCAGCAAACCAAAGCTCATTAGACAAGCTGAAAATATTCTGAAAAAGGCATTCATTATTTAACCTCCTTGTCAGCAGATTTACGAGTCTGTGGATCCAGAACAGCAATCGTCAAACCCTCGTCAACCAAATATTTTTTTGCCACTGCTTGGACTTGTTCTGGAGTAATAGTCTGCATTTTCTCCAACATATAGTTAATGTCTTTCCAAGAGAAGCCTGCCATTTCAGTGCTACCAATTTCCATTGCCTGACCAAAGATAGAGTCGCGCTTATAAATTTGATCAGACAAAATGCGCACCTTAATTCTTTTAAGCTCAGACTCCAAGATTCCTTTTTGCTTCAACTCATCAAGTGCTTTCCGAATACTTGCTTGAGCCTGCTCAACCGTCTTGCCTTTGGCCATCGTTGCGCCAATTAAAAATAACTCTGGTCCGCGAGAGATCATGTCGTAACCCACGCCAACATCATTCACCACCTTTTCTTGCTTAACAAGAGTGCGATTTAGACGGGCATTGTCATAGCCATCTAAAACAGCTGTCAGCAGCTCCAATGCATATGGCTCAACATCATCAAGCTTCCCAGGCTCAAGGCGGGGCGCCTTCCAGGCCATAGCCAGCTGAGCATTATCAGCTGGCGCCTTTACTTGAACCTGCTTAATTCCTTTTTGGGGCGGCTCAATTTGAGGCTTGCGAACCGGCAATTCATGAGCAACTGCTGCTCCGTAATATTTCTCTACCAAGGCCAACACTTGTTTAGCATCTACATCACCAGCCACTACTACTGTTGCATTGTTTGGAGCGTACCAACTGCGATACCAGTCTCGTGCATCCGTTGGCTTCATATTTTGCAAATCATTCATCCAGCCAATCACAGGATGACGATACGGAGAACTCATGTAAGCAGTTGCCATCAGCGATTCATTGAGCAAGCTGCTGGGGTTATCTTCTGTGCGCAAGCGGCGCTCTTCCATGACGACTTGAATTTCTTTTAAAAACTCCGCATCGTCAAAGTTGAGATTAGACATGCGATCGGCTTCAAGCTTGATCACGTTTTCTAGCTTTGATTTTTCAACTTGCTGAAAGTATGCGGTGTAGTCCCGAGATGTAAATGCATTTTCGCGCCCGCCTACAGCCGCTACCATGCGTGAAAACTCTCCAGACTTCACCTTATGAGTGCCTTTAAACATCATGTGTTCAAGCACGTGGGCAACACCAGTCTTGCCATTGACTTCATCCATAGAGCCAGCTCGATACCAGACCATATGCGCGACTGTTGGCGCGCGATGATCTTCTCTGACAATCAATTTCAGGCCATTGCTTAGCTGATATTCATGCGTATCAGCAGGTTGAGCACCAGCAGCCCAACTAATTTGAGTAAATAGGATGAATACAAAGGAAATTCG is a window from the Polynucleobacter sp. MWH-Aus1W21 genome containing:
- a CDS encoding lipoprotein insertase outer membrane protein LolB, with translation MSKFVLKPLMQGLFLAALAGGAISCAQAQPQANGLQTGEAIFEVLASEIALQRGEAGLAYNTYLEMARQYKDPRLAQRAMEIAISGGSPDLAMQAAKTWDELSPASDSKPKEVLVTLLILSNRWSDAIKPAIALLRQQTPAQQENTLLQLQALLAKAKDESDALRAFYEIASTVKIAPKDPSLLYTYAMSAEKVGRIDVMEKTLRDILRKNPNDVNSLNALGYSLADRNLQLPEAFALISKAHQLSPKDSFILDSLGWVNFRLGKNALALEQLQQAFAMKPEADIAAHVGEVLWVMNRQSEAENIWRQGQKLDANNPTLKETLKRFKPDWTRDDQTAKGSWDGRFAVKVIGLTESQNQGGSGGFTLTQESLKDVLEIRNPMGGSVAKITITPGEAILESDGKIVTAVDADTLVQNTLGLPLPARGLSNWLRGEVRAGSEASVDRNAKGQVNKISQDGWDLLYTWSNTGRLERLAMTRSSNIGSIDIRLVFDRPND
- the ispE gene encoding 4-(cytidine 5'-diphospho)-2-C-methyl-D-erythritol kinase, which codes for MVTLNSLSLRSPAKLNLFLHIVGRRKDGYHLLQSVFQLIDWCDTLNLKRIPENEVRRINPIPGVLPEQDLVVRAANLLKDFCKIEAGVEINLQKEIPMGAGMGGGSSDAATTLIGLNALWDLNLSSETLCNLGLKLGADVPFFIFGKNAFVEGIGEKIQEISLETPHFLVIFPNRGIATASIFQDPELTRDHAQITIDGFLASPLLYQSNDCQAVAMRICPEVKQALDWITQVVSGSQPRMSGSGSSVFAALDPKTDIAKLENLLQNLPKGWVGRVVRGLNKNPAYNLISSD
- a CDS encoding ribose-phosphate pyrophosphokinase; protein product: MSSINADLLTLFTGNANPVLAEAVAKELNLPMGKAFVGRFSDGEIQVEIQENVRGKNVVVIQSTCAPTNDSLMELMIMIDALKRASASRITAVIPYFGYARQDRRPRSARVAISARIVANMLQSVAGIERVLTMDLHADQIQGFFDIPVDNIYASPVLLADLEAQKTKKDLIIVSPDIGGVVRARAMAKQLGTDLAIIDKRRPKANVSEVMHLIGEVEGRHCVIMDDIIDTGGTLCKAAEALKERGAKGVTAYCTHAVLSGGAVARIAASELDELVVTDTIPLTPEAMKVAKIRQLSVAPILAETLSRISKGDSVMSMFAE
- a CDS encoding 50S ribosomal protein L25/general stress protein Ctc, which encodes MKVVAFERSVQGTGASRRLRNSGKTPGIVYGSKDPALVIELDHNALFHALRKEAFHSSILDLEIGGKTQKVLLRDYQMHPFKPLVLHIDFQRVSATEKVHMRVPLHFTNADTSAAVKLQGAVISHIMTELEVSCLPADLPEFIEVDLAKIEVGHGVHAKDIALPKGVTLVLHVEQENPVLANARIPAVKAAEPTDAPAAPAAAAPAAEAPKDKA
- the pth gene encoding aminoacyl-tRNA hydrolase — encoded protein: MTKLIVGLGNPGDEHEEDRHNAGFWFVDALAKQLGARFESEKRFHGKVAKAKWEGEDLFLLKPSTYMNLSGQSVGALCRFHKITPADILVVQDELDLKPGTARLKLGGGTGGHNGLKDIQAHLSTPEYWRLRLGIGHPRDVVGDGRPMDVADYVLRRPQLAEQKLIDASIENSLQILSLFLKGDTQTAMMELHSKG
- a CDS encoding YfhL family 4Fe-4S dicluster ferredoxin is translated as MALMITDECINCDVCEPECPNDAIYMGLEIYEIDPNKCTECVGHYDAPQCRQVCPVDCIPFNPEVVESQEQLMVKFKLLTANKKANPT
- the coaD gene encoding pantetheine-phosphate adenylyltransferase; this encodes MTVAVYPGTFDPFTRGHEDLVRRASSIFTELIVGVADSRSKRPFFTLQERIDIAKEVLGHYPNVKVVGFKGLLKDFAREHNARVIVRGLRAVSDFEYEFQMAGMNRYLLPDVETLFLTPSDQYQFISGTFVREIASMGGDVSKFVFPSVEKWLVQKIASGTQDKE
- the rsmD gene encoding 16S rRNA (guanine(966)-N(2))-methyltransferase RsmD, translated to MYWEQKINKPNRANKSLKTEPPKKVRIIGGNWRSRLLTVLDLPGLRPTTDRIRETLFNWLGQDLTGLRCLDLFAGTGALGFEAASRGAQLVILLEKDKKAHANLNTNFALLQSSPAVGVVEILQRDSLEFLKQQADRSYNLIFIDPPFQDSSLLDRAVIEAGRVCDDASGGGIYVEFPSNRPREEIESLLPDWHCGKYLEAGQAKACLFRGGRG
- a CDS encoding pitrilysin family protein, whose product is MNAFFRIFSACLMSFGLLSHAYAILPIEKLDSYKGAQAYLVQTKALPMVDIEVSIDAGDRYDPAGKGGVADMVAGLMNYGARGDKGLLTEAQIADEIADLGANIGLSVGGERAILRIRSLSRKDLRDRAVQLAAAMLSAPIYDPKIVEREKQRTITSLREAETKPEFVLERRFKKSVYGNYPLADSPTVQSVGAVNVNDLKQFHKQFYRGDRMIVSIVGDVDRAQASEIVQILLKQIPQSGQPIAKLPDLQRSPIEALTQREIQIPFDSQQAHIAMGMTAVARNNPDYFPLLVGNYILGGGGFVSRLMSEVREKRGLAYSVFSYFAPGKENGIFQAGLQTKNDQATLALDVMSTTIAQFIADGPTPSELEAAKSNLINGYPLRIDNNRKLLDNVSSIAWNDLPLDTMDIWTKQVEAVTLEQVKASFQKYLAMDRMKMVVLGAKNK
- a CDS encoding pitrilysin family protein, translating into MLSNLLRISFVFILFTQISWAAGAQPADTHEYQLSNGLKLIVREDHRAPTVAHMVWYRAGSMDEVNGKTGVAHVLEHMMFKGTHKVKSGEFSRMVAAVGGRENAFTSRDYTAYFQQVEKSKLENVIKLEADRMSNLNFDDAEFLKEIQVVMEERRLRTEDNPSSLLNESLMATAYMSSPYRHPVIGWMNDLQNMKPTDARDWYRSWYAPNNATVVVAGDVDAKQVLALVEKYYGAAVAHELPVRKPQIEPPQKGIKQVQVKAPADNAQLAMAWKAPRLEPGKLDDVEPYALELLTAVLDGYDNARLNRTLVKQEKVVNDVGVGYDMISRGPELFLIGATMAKGKTVEQAQASIRKALDELKQKGILESELKRIKVRILSDQIYKRDSIFGQAMEIGSTEMAGFSWKDINYMLEKMQTITPEQVQAVAKKYLVDEGLTIAVLDPQTRKSADKEVK